A genome region from Natronobeatus ordinarius includes the following:
- a CDS encoding class I SAM-dependent methyltransferase, with translation MTDDDIDRKRAAAASFDDHASAYVHSPVHREGADLEQLASWCADADCALDVATGAGHAAGALLEAGVDAVVAADASPTMVATALEEYPGLRGTVVDAERLPFADDAFDAVTCRIAAHHFPNPDRFVREVARVLAPGGTVALEDNVAPPEASLEDFLNEVERLRDPTHVRSYTEREWRSWFADAGLAVEETQLLKKTLEYERWVATLEVPPERRERLERRFANPPPGACEAFDLAYDNEGIVQSFSSVKLLLRATPSAVGTPDPA, from the coding sequence GTGACCGACGACGACATCGACCGAAAGCGGGCGGCAGCCGCCTCGTTCGACGACCACGCGAGTGCCTACGTCCACAGCCCCGTCCACCGGGAGGGCGCCGACCTCGAGCAACTCGCCTCGTGGTGTGCCGACGCCGACTGCGCGCTCGACGTGGCGACGGGCGCGGGCCACGCCGCGGGCGCGCTCCTCGAGGCTGGCGTCGACGCGGTCGTCGCCGCCGACGCCTCGCCGACGATGGTGGCGACGGCGCTCGAGGAGTACCCCGGCCTCCGTGGGACGGTCGTGGACGCCGAACGACTACCCTTCGCCGACGACGCCTTCGACGCCGTCACCTGCCGGATCGCTGCCCACCACTTTCCGAACCCCGACCGGTTCGTCCGCGAGGTCGCTCGCGTCCTGGCCCCCGGCGGGACGGTCGCGCTCGAGGACAACGTCGCTCCGCCCGAGGCGTCGCTCGAGGACTTCCTCAACGAGGTCGAGCGCCTGCGCGATCCGACGCACGTTCGCTCGTACACCGAACGCGAGTGGCGGTCGTGGTTCGCCGACGCGGGGCTCGCGGTCGAGGAGACGCAGCTGTTGAAAAAGACTCTCGAGTACGAGCGCTGGGTAGCAACGTTAGAGGTACCGCCGGAGCGACGCGAGCGACTCGAGCGACGGTTCGCGAACCCGCCACCGGGTGCGTGCGAGGCCTTCGACCTCGCATACGACAACGAGGGGATCGTGCAGTCGTTCTCGAGTGTGAAGCTCTTACTTCGGGCCACTCCGTCGGCCGTCGGGACGCCCGATCCCGCTTGA
- a CDS encoding DUF305 domain-containing protein, producing the protein MDRRELLQVVAGGLVLTQVPVTFAQDDEEFNAVDIMFVRMMIPHHEGAIQMAELIPARTDREELLDIRMGIIEEQEAEIDLMCDLLDEAEVTGCDEVGGMLPHEMGGMMRGDGMGDGMHDDGMGDGMHPDEMEEMMPREHMMTHDDRRELRRAENEEFDCLFAEHMIRHHEGAVVMSEYVLDDGASERVADLAEGIIDAQQEELELMEEWQDDWDC; encoded by the coding sequence ATGGATAGACGTGAGTTACTACAAGTAGTGGCTGGCGGGCTGGTACTGACACAGGTACCGGTCACGTTCGCACAGGACGACGAGGAGTTCAACGCTGTGGACATCATGTTCGTGCGGATGATGATTCCACATCACGAGGGGGCGATTCAGATGGCTGAACTCATCCCGGCGCGAACCGATCGGGAGGAATTACTCGATATCCGGATGGGGATCATCGAGGAGCAAGAAGCAGAGATCGATCTCATGTGTGACTTGCTCGACGAAGCCGAGGTTACTGGCTGTGACGAGGTGGGCGGTATGCTGCCTCATGAGATGGGTGGCATGATGCGCGGTGATGGCATGGGAGACGGGATGCACGATGATGGCATGGGAGACGGGATGCACCCCGACGAGATGGAGGAGATGATGCCGCGAGAGCACATGATGACCCATGACGACAGGCGGGAACTCCGTCGCGCCGAAAACGAGGAGTTCGATTGCCTGTTCGCCGAACACATGATTCGCCATCACGAAGGTGCCGTGGTGATGTCCGAGTACGTCCTTGACGACGGTGCATCTGAGCGCGTTGCAGACCTCGCAGAGGGAATTATCGACGCCCAGCAAGAAGAGCTCGAATTGATGGAGGAGTGGCAAGACGACTGGGATTGTTGA
- a CDS encoding PH domain-containing protein, with amino-acid sequence MTDRSPNWLHLNDGEEVVWESRPHPIAMGRGLPAGVALVLVGLFLAGWGTTGGGSEVLTMVGVLIALVGAAMLGYLYAFWTNTRYVITTSELYEKRGVVSRDVTQFRLERVQNTSLRQSTVGRLLGYGELTVYTAGSGDPELTFERLPRPHEASTILSRQLDAADARSSRT; translated from the coding sequence ATGACCGACCGGTCGCCGAACTGGCTCCACCTGAACGACGGCGAGGAGGTCGTCTGGGAGAGCCGTCCACACCCGATCGCGATGGGGCGCGGGCTGCCAGCCGGCGTCGCGCTCGTCCTCGTCGGCCTCTTTCTCGCGGGCTGGGGAACGACCGGCGGTGGATCGGAGGTTCTGACGATGGTCGGCGTGCTGATCGCGCTCGTCGGCGCCGCGATGCTCGGCTACCTGTACGCCTTTTGGACCAACACCCGGTACGTGATCACGACCTCGGAGCTGTACGAGAAACGCGGCGTCGTCTCCCGCGACGTCACCCAGTTTCGCCTCGAGCGCGTCCAGAACACGAGCTTACGGCAGTCGACGGTCGGCCGGCTGCTCGGCTACGGCGAGCTCACCGTCTACACCGCCGGCTCCGGCGATCCGGAGCTCACCTTCGAACGGCTGCCCCGGCCCCACGAGGCGAGTACGATCCTCTCGAGACAGCTCGACGCCGCCGACGCTCGCTCCTCGAGGACGTGA
- a CDS encoding DUF1059 domain-containing protein, which yields MADAHKLDCESVSDTCRFIIQSENETEAVELAQKHMKEVHDTELTEEELRDEHLQVV from the coding sequence ATGGCAGACGCACACAAACTCGACTGTGAGTCGGTATCGGATACGTGCCGGTTCATTATTCAGTCGGAAAACGAAACTGAGGCGGTCGAACTGGCCCAGAAACACATGAAAGAGGTTCACGACACGGAGCTCACCGAGGAGGAACTCCGAGACGAACACCTACAGGTCGTCTGA
- a CDS encoding RNA-guided endonuclease InsQ/TnpB family protein has product MLEVHRTHRAKIRNHSQVADSLDRHGWSASKLWNVANYHSRQLWENTGEIPDHGDLKDELKGHSKYKGLHSQSSQRVLEELAEAFNSWYGKRKSDNRANPPGYRKKNYYDNQGHRVHEEHPRSTVTWKQNGIKHDAKNNRVRLSKGANHKAHPKAWEYILVEYETRPGVTVENLQQVRAVYEKAKRRWELHLVCKDEIETPTAPGTETAGVDLGICNFAAVAYSTEDADLYPGNRLKQDGYYFPKEIAKCDDSGGERATRLHKKWSERRTHFFHALAKHIVERCVEKEVGRINIGELAGVREKDTSESKDWGKHGNLDLHGWAFDRFSTILEYKAKVEGIEVVEVSERDTSKTCCVCGREDESQRVERGLYVCTSCEAAFNADMNGAENIRLDLNQSNSESSASLDEDRSTGWLAQPGVYLYDLSSGFQPQEQVVDCKP; this is encoded by the coding sequence ATGCTGGAAGTCCACCGCACTCACCGAGCGAAGATCCGCAACCACTCACAGGTAGCGGACTCGCTCGACCGACACGGATGGTCAGCCAGCAAACTCTGGAACGTTGCGAACTACCACTCCCGACAACTCTGGGAGAACACGGGCGAGATACCCGACCACGGCGACCTCAAAGACGAGTTGAAAGGTCACTCCAAATACAAGGGACTACACTCGCAGTCCAGTCAGCGCGTTCTGGAGGAACTCGCTGAAGCCTTCAACTCGTGGTACGGTAAGAGGAAATCCGACAATCGAGCAAATCCGCCCGGCTACCGCAAGAAAAACTACTACGACAACCAAGGCCATCGTGTCCACGAAGAACACCCACGCAGCACGGTCACGTGGAAGCAAAACGGAATCAAACACGACGCGAAGAACAACCGCGTCAGGCTTTCGAAGGGTGCAAATCACAAGGCACACCCGAAAGCGTGGGAATACATCCTTGTCGAATACGAGACACGCCCCGGCGTCACGGTCGAGAACCTCCAACAGGTTCGTGCCGTCTACGAGAAGGCAAAGAGGCGATGGGAACTGCATCTCGTCTGCAAAGACGAGATTGAAACACCTACTGCACCCGGCACCGAGACGGCTGGTGTTGACCTCGGTATCTGTAATTTCGCGGCGGTCGCATACAGCACCGAGGACGCTGACCTCTACCCCGGAAACCGCTTGAAACAGGACGGATACTACTTCCCAAAAGAGATCGCCAAGTGCGACGATTCTGGTGGAGAGCGAGCCACCAGATTGCACAAGAAGTGGTCGGAGCGCCGCACTCACTTCTTCCACGCCTTAGCGAAACACATCGTTGAACGGTGTGTCGAGAAGGAAGTGGGGCGAATCAACATCGGGGAACTCGCTGGAGTTCGAGAGAAAGACACCAGCGAGTCGAAGGACTGGGGCAAACACGGGAACCTCGACCTGCACGGGTGGGCGTTCGACCGGTTCTCAACCATCCTCGAATACAAAGCGAAAGTCGAGGGCATAGAAGTCGTAGAAGTGTCCGAGCGAGATACATCGAAGACGTGTTGCGTCTGCGGTAGGGAAGACGAGAGTCAGCGAGTTGAGCGTGGCCTATACGTCTGCACGTCGTGTGAGGCGGCGTTCAACGCTGATATGAACGGGGCGGAGAACATCCGTCTCGACTTGAACCAAAGTAACTCCGAGTCTTCGGCCAGTTTGGACGAGGATAGGAGTACCGGCTGGTTGGCACAGCCCGGAGTCTACCTTTACGACTTGTCCAGCGGATTCCAACCGCAGGAACAAGTGGTAGACTGCAAACCGTAA
- a CDS encoding signal recognition particle protein Srp54, with product MVLDDLGSSLRGTLDKLRGKSRISEEDVEEVVKEIQRSLLSADVDVSLVMELSDSIKTRALEEEPPAGTPARDFVLRIVYEELVGLIGESTELPLEEQTILLAGLQGSGKTTSSAKMAWWFSTKGLRPAVIQTDTFRPGAYDQAKQMCERAEVDFYGDPDEEDPVKIARDGLEATSEAEVHIVDTAGRHALEDDLIAEIEEIESVVEPDTSLLVLDAAIGQGAKDQASQFDESIGIDGVVITKLDGTAKGGGALTAVDQTDSSIAFLGTGEEVEDVERFEPNGFISRLLGMGDLAQLAERVERAMEQTGVEEDDWDPEDMLSGQFTLNDMQKQLEAMNNMGPLDQVLDMIPGLGGGIKDQLPDDAMDVTQDRMHTFSVIMDSMTEAEKEYPKAIGANQVRRIARGSGTSEDEVRELLQQFKMMERTIKQFQGMGSEKEMQRMMQQMQQQGGGGMGPF from the coding sequence ATGGTACTCGACGATCTCGGCAGTTCTCTGCGGGGCACCCTCGATAAGCTCCGAGGTAAATCGCGCATCTCGGAGGAAGACGTCGAGGAGGTCGTCAAGGAGATCCAGCGGTCGCTGCTCTCCGCTGACGTGGACGTCTCGCTCGTGATGGAGCTGTCAGACAGCATCAAGACGCGCGCACTCGAGGAAGAGCCCCCGGCCGGCACGCCGGCCCGGGACTTCGTCCTGCGCATCGTCTACGAGGAACTGGTCGGCCTCATCGGCGAGTCGACCGAACTCCCGCTCGAGGAGCAGACGATCCTGCTCGCCGGCCTGCAGGGGTCGGGGAAGACGACCTCGTCGGCGAAGATGGCGTGGTGGTTCTCGACGAAGGGGCTTCGACCCGCGGTGATCCAGACCGACACGTTCCGGCCGGGTGCGTACGACCAGGCCAAGCAGATGTGTGAACGCGCGGAGGTCGACTTCTACGGCGACCCCGACGAGGAAGACCCCGTCAAGATCGCCCGTGACGGCCTCGAGGCGACGAGCGAGGCCGAGGTCCACATCGTGGACACGGCGGGTCGGCACGCCTTAGAGGACGACCTGATCGCCGAAATCGAGGAGATCGAGTCGGTCGTCGAGCCCGACACCTCGCTTTTGGTGCTCGACGCCGCAATCGGTCAGGGGGCGAAAGACCAGGCCAGCCAGTTCGACGAGTCGATCGGCATCGACGGCGTCGTCATCACCAAACTCGACGGGACCGCGAAGGGTGGTGGTGCGCTGACGGCCGTCGACCAGACGGACTCGTCGATCGCCTTCCTCGGCACCGGCGAGGAGGTCGAGGACGTCGAACGCTTCGAGCCCAACGGCTTCATCTCCCGGCTGCTGGGGATGGGCGACCTCGCCCAGCTCGCCGAACGCGTCGAGCGTGCGATGGAGCAGACGGGCGTCGAGGAAGACGACTGGGACCCAGAGGACATGCTGTCGGGCCAGTTCACGCTCAACGACATGCAAAAGCAGCTCGAGGCGATGAACAACATGGGCCCGCTCGACCAGGTGCTCGACATGATCCCCGGCCTCGGCGGCGGCATCAAGGATCAGCTGCCCGACGACGCGATGGACGTCACCCAGGACCGGATGCACACGTTCAGCGTGATCATGGACTCGATGACCGAGGCCGAAAAGGAGTACCCGAAGGCCATCGGTGCGAACCAGGTCCGACGCATCGCCCGCGGCTCGGGGACGAGCGAAGACGAGGTCCGCGAGCTGCTTCAGCAGTTCAAGATGATGGAGCGGACGATCAAGCAGTTCCAGGGGATGGGCTCGGAAAAGGAGATGCAGCGGATGATGCAGCAGATGCAACAGCAAGGTGGCGGCGGCATGGGGCCGTTCTGA
- the lipA gene encoding lipoyl synthase: MSGMSLSRKPDWLKMRPPSGREFAGIRETLREHDLHTVCEEANCPNLGECWSGGHVGGDDRGGTATFMLMGDRCSRGCNFCDVKTGGMEPLDPDEPANVASAVAEIGLDYVVLTSVDRDDLPDQGAGHFAETIREIKARHPGILVEVLIPDFQGEEELVRKIVDADPDVIAHNVETVERLQFPVRDRRAGYEQSLSVLEFVDRESDVYTKTSIMLGHGEYDHEVYQTLADCRERGVDIVTLGQYLQPSRSHLEVKRYDHPHKYETWRRVAEEELGFLYCASGPMVRSSYKAGELFVDAVLREGKSVAQARAEAHRGQPSD, encoded by the coding sequence ATGTCGGGTATGAGCCTCTCGCGAAAGCCCGACTGGTTGAAGATGCGTCCGCCGTCGGGCCGGGAGTTCGCCGGCATTCGGGAGACCCTGCGCGAGCACGACCTCCACACCGTCTGTGAGGAGGCGAACTGCCCGAATCTGGGGGAGTGCTGGTCCGGCGGCCACGTCGGTGGCGACGACCGCGGTGGGACGGCGACGTTCATGCTGATGGGCGATCGCTGCTCTCGAGGCTGTAACTTCTGTGACGTGAAAACCGGCGGGATGGAGCCGCTCGATCCGGACGAGCCGGCGAACGTTGCGAGTGCGGTCGCTGAGATCGGCCTCGACTACGTCGTCCTGACGAGCGTCGACCGCGACGACCTGCCGGACCAGGGCGCGGGCCACTTCGCCGAGACCATCCGCGAGATCAAAGCCCGCCACCCCGGCATCCTGGTGGAGGTCCTGATCCCCGACTTCCAGGGCGAGGAGGAGCTGGTGCGAAAAATCGTCGACGCCGACCCCGACGTGATCGCCCACAACGTCGAGACCGTAGAACGCCTGCAGTTCCCGGTTCGCGACCGGCGGGCGGGCTACGAGCAGTCGCTGTCCGTCCTCGAGTTCGTCGACCGCGAGTCCGACGTCTACACCAAGACCTCGATCATGCTCGGCCACGGCGAGTACGACCACGAGGTGTACCAGACGCTCGCGGACTGCCGCGAACGCGGCGTCGACATCGTCACGCTGGGACAGTACCTCCAGCCGTCACGGAGCCACCTCGAGGTGAAACGCTACGACCACCCGCACAAGTACGAGACCTGGCGGCGGGTCGCCGAGGAGGAGCTCGGCTTTCTCTACTGTGCGAGCGGCCCGATGGTCCGATCGTCGTACAAAGCTGGCGAGTTGTTCGTCGACGCGGTCCTGCGCGAGGGGAAGTCAGTGGCACAAGCACGCGCAGAAGCTCACCGCGGACAGCCGTCCGACTGA
- a CDS encoding MATE family efflux transporter — protein MFDISRSEITDGSLPKALVVLAAPLLVQNLVQVLQQVVDVFWLGRLGGDAVAAVGLNFPILGLLATVAIGASVGTQVVVSQRAGAEDLEGSRRAAVNGLAVGFVVGLAVGLLAFWFARDIVGLFGTDEPVARMAVNYLAVYALVMPIITASDVLESGFVGWGDARAALYINVFAVGINIVLDPFLIFGWGPFPELDVAGAALATGIGYTGGLLLAIGMAVRGRDDFVIDRTVLEIRREDVAEIVDVGWPTAGQFLAGQSVRVVMVAIVVAVGGSAGLAAYTIGARVASVAFIPAMGLQQAAQSVVGQNLGAEKPARARQATWTGVAIAGGALTVVGAVQLLVPETLTALFVPDVTAAELELTVEYLRILAYGYWAIGATYLLQAGFNGASRTRTSFVATLLQYWVVRLPVAALLAYPLELGVVGVFWAVTLSNVAAAIGLGLYYWRETANGMNARAASEAAASAAGD, from the coding sequence ATGTTCGACATCTCCCGATCAGAGATCACCGACGGCTCGCTCCCGAAAGCCCTCGTGGTCCTCGCAGCGCCGTTGCTCGTCCAGAACCTCGTCCAGGTCCTCCAGCAGGTCGTCGACGTCTTCTGGCTCGGCCGACTCGGGGGCGACGCCGTCGCCGCCGTCGGGCTGAACTTCCCGATCCTGGGGCTGCTCGCCACCGTCGCCATCGGGGCGTCCGTCGGCACGCAGGTCGTCGTCTCCCAGCGCGCGGGCGCAGAGGACCTCGAGGGAAGTCGTCGCGCGGCGGTCAACGGCCTCGCCGTCGGCTTCGTCGTCGGCCTCGCCGTTGGCCTCCTCGCGTTCTGGTTCGCGCGGGACATCGTCGGCCTGTTCGGCACCGACGAACCGGTTGCCCGGATGGCCGTCAACTATCTCGCCGTCTACGCGCTCGTGATGCCGATCATCACCGCGAGTGACGTCCTCGAGTCGGGGTTCGTCGGCTGGGGTGACGCCCGGGCGGCGCTGTACATCAACGTGTTCGCGGTGGGAATCAACATCGTCCTCGATCCCTTCCTCATCTTCGGCTGGGGGCCGTTCCCGGAACTCGACGTCGCTGGCGCCGCACTCGCCACCGGAATCGGTTACACCGGCGGCCTCCTGCTGGCGATCGGGATGGCCGTTCGCGGTCGGGACGACTTCGTCATCGATCGGACGGTCCTCGAGATTCGCCGCGAAGACGTCGCCGAGATCGTCGACGTCGGCTGGCCGACCGCCGGACAGTTCCTCGCGGGGCAGTCGGTCCGGGTGGTGATGGTCGCCATCGTCGTCGCCGTCGGCGGTTCGGCGGGGCTCGCCGCGTACACGATCGGTGCACGCGTCGCCAGCGTGGCCTTCATCCCCGCGATGGGGCTTCAGCAGGCCGCCCAGAGCGTCGTCGGCCAGAATCTCGGCGCCGAGAAGCCGGCCCGCGCCCGGCAGGCGACCTGGACCGGCGTCGCCATCGCCGGCGGGGCGCTCACCGTCGTCGGCGCCGTCCAGTTGCTCGTCCCCGAGACGCTCACCGCGCTCTTCGTGCCCGACGTCACCGCCGCCGAACTCGAGTTGACCGTCGAGTACCTGCGCATTCTCGCCTACGGCTACTGGGCGATCGGGGCGACGTACCTCCTGCAGGCGGGGTTCAACGGCGCGAGCCGAACGCGAACGAGCTTCGTCGCCACGCTGTTACAGTACTGGGTCGTTCGACTGCCGGTCGCTGCGCTCCTGGCGTACCCACTCGAGCTGGGCGTCGTCGGCGTCTTCTGGGCGGTCACCCTCTCGAACGTCGCCGCCGCGATCGGGCTCGGCCTCTACTACTGGCGCGAAACGGCGAACGGGATGAACGCTCGAGCGGCGAGCGAGGCGGCCGCGTCGGCGGCTGGCGACTGA
- a CDS encoding GNAT family N-acetyltransferase: MFPERIETDRLGLERISHDTVDVFELHDLYADGADTEELFEYWDSSPHETVKETYDYVDEAERLWNDGAGAKYVIRPNEGEDGAGVVAGTTGLYPDWEKRSANLGILLDKRFWGRGYSGERADAILAVAFDRLGLELVVAAHVVGNEKSRRAIEKYVDRYGGQYEGLLRNWLALSDAVADVHRYTISREEYLEATNK; encoded by the coding sequence ATGTTCCCCGAACGCATCGAAACGGACCGACTGGGTCTCGAACGAATTTCGCACGACACCGTCGACGTCTTCGAGCTTCACGATCTCTACGCCGACGGCGCCGATACCGAGGAGCTGTTCGAGTACTGGGATTCGTCGCCCCACGAGACGGTGAAAGAGACGTACGACTACGTGGACGAGGCCGAACGGCTGTGGAACGACGGCGCGGGCGCGAAATACGTGATCCGGCCGAATGAGGGGGAAGACGGGGCGGGCGTCGTCGCCGGGACGACGGGGCTGTATCCGGACTGGGAAAAGCGATCCGCCAACCTCGGAATTCTGCTCGACAAGCGATTCTGGGGCCGCGGCTATTCCGGCGAGCGAGCCGACGCCATCCTCGCCGTCGCGTTCGACCGACTCGGACTCGAACTCGTCGTCGCCGCCCACGTCGTCGGAAACGAGAAGTCCCGACGGGCGATCGAGAAGTACGTCGACCGATATGGCGGCCAGTACGAGGGGCTCCTGCGCAACTGGCTGGCGCTGTCGGACGCCGTCGCCGACGTGCACAGGTATACCATCTCGCGTGAAGAGTACCTCGAGGCGACCAATAAGTAG
- a CDS encoding 2Fe-2S iron-sulfur cluster-binding protein: MGDHSTSEPDQSADRSRVAVAVPRDLPDLERRRLLAAIGGTGAVVLAGCADEGPADDVDDALEDPDDDPDDVATYELVFLEDEETPVEVAEDEEILYPALDADVDVPYACEVGTCGDCTARYDGDATEVVTHDGNEYLDDDQLTEGWLLTCVAYPEADFELEVAHPDDE; the protein is encoded by the coding sequence ATGGGCGACCACTCGACCAGCGAACCCGACCAGTCGGCGGATCGGTCACGCGTGGCGGTCGCCGTTCCTCGTGACCTGCCCGACCTCGAGCGTCGACGACTGCTGGCCGCGATCGGTGGCACGGGAGCCGTCGTCCTCGCGGGCTGTGCCGACGAGGGCCCGGCCGATGACGTCGACGACGCGCTCGAGGACCCTGACGACGACCCGGACGACGTGGCCACCTACGAACTCGTGTTTCTCGAGGACGAGGAAACACCAGTCGAGGTCGCCGAGGACGAGGAGATTCTGTATCCGGCACTCGACGCCGACGTCGACGTGCCGTACGCCTGTGAGGTAGGGACCTGTGGCGACTGTACGGCGCGATACGACGGCGACGCCACCGAGGTCGTCACCCACGACGGCAACGAGTATCTCGACGACGATCAGCTCACCGAGGGCTGGCTCCTGACCTGCGTCGCCTACCCCGAGGCCGACTTCGAACTCGAGGTCGCCCACCCCGACGACGAGTGA